The segment AACTCCGCTCGTCGTGGCCCCGAGGTGGGGAGAGAACCCATGATCGCAAGCACGTCCTCCGGTTCGCGCGTCCCGGCCCCTCCGACACGCTGCCCCGCGCACGGCGAAGACCGCCGTACGGCACACGCGCGGCCCCGACGCACGCACGCGTCGCCGGCGATGGGGCCGCGTTGGTGAAGGCGCTGTGAGGTCGACGGGCGCTCCATCCGAACGCCCGAATCGTACGCCGTCGCACGACCCGGGTTCGGGCGTCCCCATCGACGGCCCCGCGCGGTTCGCCGAGTGGCGCGATCTCGCTGTCGTCTGGGCGTCACGTCCTCCCGCACGTACACGCGCCGCGTGTCGACGCCCTTCCCACCTCCACCGGACAGTCAACGTTCTTTTCGCGGGCCGGGTGACCGGAACCGACGACGTCAGGCCCGCTCCGGCCACAGTGGACGCCCGACGCACCGAACCGGGGGCGCGCCCCACGCTGACCAACGGAGTGGGCCCACGGTGCGGTGCGGGAGACGAGAGCTCTCGACCACCTTGGGGAGCATCGACCCCAGACTCGTGTCCCCCTCGCCCCGCCTCGGCCCCCAGGTTCTGGGCCGGGGCCTCAGACGCGGGCGCGGTGGTGTGCGGCGCGGCGTCCCGGCTCGTCCGGTGATCGGCCCTCGCCCGGGTCGCGGGGCCGCATGGTCACGGTGGCATCGTTGTCGCCGCGCCGTTCCCCCGGGGTCACGACCGCACGCCCCCACCGCGACGAGCTCCACACCGGACGCGTCCGCGGTCGGAAGGGCGTTGCCGTCACGGACCGCGCTCGGTGAGTCGGGGGTCCAGGCGGTCGCGCAGTCCGTCGCCGAGAAGGTTGAAGCCGAGGACCGCCAGGGCGATGGCCAGGCCGGGCCACAGGACCAGGGCGGGGTCACTGAACAGGAACTCCTGGGACTCGCGGAGCATGCGTCCCCAGGAGGGGGTGGGGGGACGGGTGCCGAACCCCAGGAAGGACAGTGCGGCCTCCGCCAGGATGGCGATGGCGAACGAGACCGAGCACTGCACGATCAACAGGCTGGAGATGTTGGGGAGCACGTGACGCACCGCGATGCCGATGGGACGTCGGCCCGCGGCGCGGGCCGCCTGGACGTAGTCGTGACTCAGCACCTGCAGGGTGGCTCCGCGGGCGATCCGGGCGAAGCTGGGAACGGTGGCGACACCGATCGCGACCATCGCCGTGACCGTGCTCGCGCCGAACACCGCGCCGAACATGATCGCCATCAGCAGCGCGGGAAAGGCCAACACGAGGTCGTTGACGCGCATCAGGAACTCACCGACGCGTCGCCGGGTCATGCCCGCGAGGATCCCGACCGGGGTGCCGACGACGGCGGCGATGCCGACGGCCACCACTCCCACGAGCAGGGTGACGCGCGCACCGGCCATGAGCTGACTCACGACGTCGCGGCCGAACTTGTCGGTCCCCAACCAGTACTGGGGCGTCCCCGGGCCGAGGAGTCGCACCGCGGCGTCGTTGCGGACCGGGTTGTGCGGGGTCCAGACCACGGCCACCAACGCGACCAGGACGACGAGTCCGACCAAAACGGTGCCGACCGCGAGGCTGGCGTTGACCCGACGGCCGGGGCGCCGCGCCGGACCGCTCCGTGGATGGTCCGTTGGCCGGGTGTCCTCCGGTGGCCCCACTCCCGCGCTCATGGTGCGGCCGTCCGCACGCGTGGGTCCACGACCGTGTACAGCAGGTCGACCAAGAAGTTGATCAGGAGGACGGCGAGCGCGAGGACCATCACCACACCCTGCACCAGCAACAGGTCACGGTCACCGACTCCGTCCAACAACAGGCTCCCCAGACCGGGAATGACGAAGACGCGCTCGATGACGACCGCGCCGATGAGCAGGGTCGCCAACTGGAGCGCCAGTACGGTCACCACCGGGATGGCGGCGTTCCTCAGACCGTGACGGACGAGGGCCTGGTAGGGGCGGAGTCCCTTGGCGCGTGCGGTGCGCACGTAGTCCTCACGCAGGACGTCCACCACGGCGGATCGGACGTAGCGGGTCAGGATGGCCCCCTGGACCAGGCCGAGTGAGACCGCGGGCAGGACCAGTTTCCTCGCGAACGCCACGGGGTCCTCGGCGGGAGGGGTCCACCCGCCGGAGGGAAACCAGCCGAGGTGCACCGCGAACAGCATGATCAGGAGGATGCCCAGCAGGAAGTTGGGGATCGCGACGCCCACCTGGCTGAGCCCCGACAGCACGGTTCCGCCGAGGGTGCGGTGCCGCGCCGCGGCGAAGGCCCCCAGCGGTAGGGCGATCGCCAACGCCACCCCCATCGCCGTGACACACAGCCACAGCGTCACCTGGAACCGGTCCAGGATCTGCGGGCCGATCTCCGCGCCCGTGACGTAGGAGCGACCGAAGTCTCCCTGGACCAGCCCACCGACCCATTCCGCGTACTGGACGAGCAGCGGCCGATCGGTGCCGTACTCCGAGCGCATCTGTCGCACGGCCTCCGGCGTGGCGTTGGTGCCCAGGGCGACCTGGGCCGGGTCGCCCGGTAGCACCGCCATGAAGACGAACACCACGACCGAGGCGACGGCCAGGCTGACGACGAAGATCAGTCCTCTGCGCAGGATCCGCGTCACCACGGGTAGTTCAGCTCCGTGTCAGGGTGGTGACGTCGAACGACTCGCCGACCCGGTTGTCGGGCAGGCCCTCGACGGATTCGTCGGCGACGATGAGCATCGGTTGGACGTAGAGGAAGACGGCGGCGACGTCCTGTGCCAGGAGTTCCGCCGCCTCGCCCATACGGTCGGCCTGGGTGTCCGGATCGGAGCGGTCGGCCTCGGTGAGCAGGGTGCGTAGCTCGTCGTCGTCGTATCCCCAGTAGTACTCGGGGTCGGCGAACGTGGAGATGTCGCGGCCCTCGGTGTGCGCGATCACCGACAGGTCGAAGTCGTGGCCGGTGAACACGTCCTCGAGCCACACCGCCGGGAACTCCAGGGGTTCGATCTCGGCCGTGATGCCGACCTCCGCGAGGTCGGACTTCACCACCTGCGCGGTGTCGATCGCGTAGGGAAGGTTGGGCACGGGGAAGTCGAGCGTCAGGTCCCCCACTCCGGCCTCCTCTAGCAGTTCCTCGGCTCGTTCGGGGTCGTAGGGGTGGACGTCGGTGAGGTCCTCGTACCACGGATCCGTGGGGGGAACCATGCTGCCGATCGGTTCTCCGTGGCCCGCCCAGACGATGTCCAGCAGGGCGTCCCGGTCGATCGCCTGCGCGATCGCCTGGCGTACCCGCTCGTCGGCGAACACCTCTCGGTCGTTGTTCAGGGCGAGGACGACCTCGCCGTTGGTGGTGCCCTCGATCACCTGGTACTGGTCGTCCCGCGTGAACTGGTCCAGACTCTCCGGGGCCGCGATGTTGCTGACGACGTCGAGCGCTCCGGTCAACATCGCGTTGCTGAGGGCGTTCTCGTCGTCGAAGTACCGGAACTCGACCGTCTCGGTCGGGGGCTCCTCTCCCCAGTAGTCCGCACGCCGCTCCAGGGTGATGGAGTCGCCGCGCGTCCAGTCGGCGACCGTGTAGGGCCCGGTGCCGACGGGGTCGGTGTCGAGGTCCTCCATCCCTGTTGGGCTGAACATCGCACCGATTCGCGTGGTCATCGCGTACAGCCACCCGTTGCTGGGCTCGCTCAGCTCCACCGTCACCTCGGTCGGCGACTCGGCGGTCACCGACTCCACGACGTCCATCGCCGCGGCGACCGAGATCGTCCACTCTTGTCGCACCCGTTCGACGCTGAACACGACGTCGTCGGCCGTGAAGGGCTCGCCGTTGCTGAAGGTGACCTCCGGAGCCAGTGTGAACTCGTAGGTGCGCCGGTCGTCGCTGACGTCCCACGACTCCGCGAGCGCCGGCTGGATCTCACCATCGGCGTCGAGCTCGACCAGCCCCTCGTAGACATTGCCGAGCAGGACCTCCGGGATGGCAGCACCGTCGTTGGAGGTGAAGTCCAGACTCGCCGGTTCGGCGGTGAAGCCGACCGCCATCGCGGTGTCCTCGCCGCCACTCCCCGCACCCGCCGAACACCCCGACCCGACGAGGAGCACCCCCGCGACTACCACAGCGGACGCCTGACGCGATGCCACGACTGACACCCAGAACCTCCCAGGACACTGACCGCCTCGCGTCGGCTGCTCGGCGGGGGTCGTTCCCCCGCTCAAGGCGCTCGATCAACACGGTTGCACGCGGCAATCGCGTGGTCAACGTCGGTCCACGGTGACGTTGCGCCTGATTCCCCGCGTTTCACCGCACTTCCGGCGACCGGTTCGTGCCTCCTTCGGCGCGCGTGGTCCGGACGAACCGCCGAGGCGCCGCGTCCGGACCACGGGAGGTCCACCCGGTTCGTTCGGCTGATCAGCCGGGGCGGAGGTGGTCCAGCGCCACCGCCGCGTAGGTGGCGACTCCGGTGTCCATCGCGGACTCGTCGAAGACCACCAGGTTGGAGTGGTTCGCCGGCGCCTCGTCGGGGTGGCCGTACTCCGGCGGGCACGCGCCGAGGAACGCCATCGATCCCGGATGGCGGTGGAGGAGGTAGGAGAAGTCCTCCGCGCCCATGAGAGGGTTCGCCAGTTCGTGGACCCGCTCCGCCCCGACCGTGCGCGCCGCGACGTCACGCACCCGGTCGGTGAAGTCGGCGTCGTTGTCGGTCACCGGGTAGCCGAGGTGCAGGGTGACGTCGGCGGTCAGCCCGTGGGCGTCGGCCACTCCCTTGACCACCTGCCGGATCAGCGAGTGGACCAACTCGCGGTTCTCCTGGCTCAGGCATCGGATCGTGCCCTCGAGCTCCGCCGTGGCGGGAATGATGTTGTTGGTGGTACCGGCCGTGATCCGACTGACGGTCACGACCGACGGGTCGAAGGTGTCCAGGCGCCGGCTGAGAGCGACCTGCAAGGCTGTGACCATCTCGCAGGCAGCGGGGATCGGGTCCTGGGCCCGGTACGGCGCTGAGGCGTGACCACCCCTCCCGTGCACGGTGACCTCGAAGAAGTCCGCGGACGCGAGAATGGGGCCCCGACGCACGTTCACCGTGCCGCTGGGAAACTGGGTACTGATGTGCAGGGCGAAGGCGCCGGCGACGTCCGGTGCGTCGAGCAAGCCCTCCTCCAGGGCGTGCCACGCTCCGTGGTACCCCTCCTCACCCGGCTGGAAGAAGAAGAGCACACGTCCGGCGATCTCCTCGCGCCGACCGGCCAGCACACGGGCCGCGCTGGCCAACATGGCGGTGTGGGTGTCGTGACCGCACGCGTGCATCACGCCGGGGACCGCCGAAGCGTACGGGAGGCCAGTGTCCTCGGTCAGCGGCAGGGCGTCCATGTCGCCACGCAAGATGAGCGTCGGGCCATCGTTCGCACCATGGAGTTCGGCCACCACGGCAGACGTGGTCTCGGACAGACGGAGCGGAAGGTCGAGATCGGCGATCTCCTTCAGCACGGCCCGCCTGGTGTGCGGCAGGTCCAGTCCGATCTCCGGCTGGGCGTGCAGAGTACGGCGCAGTGCGCGGGTGCGGTCGTGGACGCGTGCGGCGTCGTCGAGAAGGCTGCGAGTCATGGGGCCGATTATGCGCGAACGTCGCTCGCCGCGGCCACGTCCACCACGGCAGCGGTGGGGTCGCCCCGGTCGCTTCCCCGACAGCGATCGCCGCCCGGATCACCGCCGTTGTCGATGGGTTCGCACCAACGAATTCCGCCGACGCGAGCGATCTCCCGCGCTAAACTCTTCCTTCCCCGCACACACATTCTGGCCATGTCGACCACTGGTGGGAAGACGCCACATTGAGTCCCAGAAAGATTCCCCGATCCACGCCCGACCCGGACGACCCGGACCTCCTCCGGGCGATGGACTGCCCCGTGTGCCACACCGCCGGGATCCACAATCATTCGCCCTCCCCACCGCCGGCGGACAATCCTGGCATGGAGGACGAAAGCACCCGCCGCGGACCACGCCGCCCTCTTCGGCTCACCGCCCCGCAGGCGAAGTTCCTTCGTCAGGTCTGGGAGTACCTCGCCACCACCCGGCCGGGGGCCGACGCCGACGCCCGACTCCTGGCCCTCGTCTGCCTCCTGCGGGCCGCCCGGACCGGCGTGGCCAACGTGACCTCGCAGGATGTGCGGTCCCTGCGTGTGGCGGATCCCGAGACGACCGTCAGCGCACTCACCGAGACCGGTTGGCTGAAGACCACCCCCTCGGCCGTGTTGAACTCCGACGCGCAAACCCCCGCGGTGTGCGGACTTCCGGAGTTCGTCGACAATCCGTGGGACGTCGGGGCGAAGGTGCGCACGCGTGTCTCGGGTTGGAGCACGGGGACCCTGGCCCACAAGGCGCTCCGCAAGAAGTCCAACGGGACGCGGCTCGCGGCGTTGTACCTCACGACCTACGCGGCGCCGGGCGGTGGGGTGGATTTCACCGCCAACCACCTGATCGCCGCCTGTGCGCTGGACGGTGTGGACGAGTTGGTGTCCTGCCTGGGCGAACTGGTGACGAAGGGCTGGCTCAGTGATCTGCCCACCGTCACCGCGACCGGAGTCAGCGCGCAGCTCGGGGAGGCGGTGGCGCCCATGGCCCCCGAGCCTCCGGAGGAGCCTTCGCGACCGACGGAGCCCCGCCCCGTCACCGCGGACTTGACCTGGCCCGAGCTCGACGCGGTGGAGTCCGTGGACGAGCGGGCCAAAATCCTGGTCGCCGGACGTGAATCCGCGGTGGCGGAGTGGGTCCAGGCCTTCCGCGCCGAACACCACCACGGTCCGAACTGGGCGGCGGTGATGGCGGCCCATGACTGGCCACCCCACAGTCACCCCCACGGCCGCGCCGCGGAAACCGCGTTCGTCCTCCTCGCGGAGGAGGGGTGGTTGGACGGCCTGGGCCGGCCTTACGGTCTGCGCCCCGGAGCCCGGTTCGCCGCGGGCTCCGGAACTGACGGCTGACCCAGGCGCTCCCTCGACCCCACGCGCGGCCGACGGTGCGGGCGCCGCCGGTGGTCGCCATACTGAGCGGATGCCAGAACCGTTGGGATCTCATCCTCAGTACGACGACTTCGCCGACGACTTCCTCGACCACGCCCAGGACAGCCTCTACAACGCCCACTACGACCGGCCCGCCTGCCTGGAGCTCCTGGGCGAGGTCACGGACCTCCATGTCCTCGACGTCGCCTGCGGACCCGGGCTGTACGCCGAGGAGTTGGTGGCGCGTGGGGCTCGGGTCACCGGGCTCGACAACAGCCCCCGCATGGTCGAACTCTCCCGACACCGCGTGCCGACGGGCGCGTTCCACGTCCACGACCTCGCCGAACCACTTGACTGGGTGCCCGACGGTTCGGTCGACCTCGTCCTCTTCGCTCTCGCCGTGGAGTACGTCGACGACCGGGTCGCGGCCCTGTCGGAGCTACGTCGCGTCCTACGGCCCGAAGGCGCCCTGGTGCTGTCCCGCATGCACCCCACGGGAGACTGGATGCGCCACGGCGGCGGCTATTTCGAGCCGCGCGTGGTCGAGGAGACGTGGAGCAGGGGCTGGCGGGTCCGCCACTGGGTGACCTCCCTGGAACAGACCTGCGAGGAACTGCGCGCGGCCGGATTCCTCATCGAGCG is part of the Spiractinospora alimapuensis genome and harbors:
- a CDS encoding class I SAM-dependent methyltransferase — its product is MPEPLGSHPQYDDFADDFLDHAQDSLYNAHYDRPACLELLGEVTDLHVLDVACGPGLYAEELVARGARVTGLDNSPRMVELSRHRVPTGAFHVHDLAEPLDWVPDGSVDLVLFALAVEYVDDRVAALSELRRVLRPEGALVLSRMHPTGDWMRHGGGYFEPRVVEETWSRGWRVRHWVTSLEQTCEELRAAGFLIERLLEPRPTESAAGINAETYQRLRREPTGFLALRAIPDPRR
- a CDS encoding ABC transporter permease, producing the protein MSAGVGPPEDTRPTDHPRSGPARRPGRRVNASLAVGTVLVGLVVLVALVAVVWTPHNPVRNDAAVRLLGPGTPQYWLGTDKFGRDVVSQLMAGARVTLLVGVVAVGIAAVVGTPVGILAGMTRRRVGEFLMRVNDLVLAFPALLMAIMFGAVFGASTVTAMVAIGVATVPSFARIARGATLQVLSHDYVQAARAAGRRPIGIAVRHVLPNISSLLIVQCSVSFAIAILAEAALSFLGFGTRPPTPSWGRMLRESQEFLFSDPALVLWPGLAIALAVLGFNLLGDGLRDRLDPRLTERGP
- a CDS encoding ABC transporter permease encodes the protein MVTRILRRGLIFVVSLAVASVVVFVFMAVLPGDPAQVALGTNATPEAVRQMRSEYGTDRPLLVQYAEWVGGLVQGDFGRSYVTGAEIGPQILDRFQVTLWLCVTAMGVALAIALPLGAFAAARHRTLGGTVLSGLSQVGVAIPNFLLGILLIMLFAVHLGWFPSGGWTPPAEDPVAFARKLVLPAVSLGLVQGAILTRYVRSAVVDVLREDYVRTARAKGLRPYQALVRHGLRNAAIPVVTVLALQLATLLIGAVVIERVFVIPGLGSLLLDGVGDRDLLLVQGVVMVLALAVLLINFLVDLLYTVVDPRVRTAAP
- a CDS encoding M20 metallopeptidase family protein, whose translation is MTRSLLDDAARVHDRTRALRRTLHAQPEIGLDLPHTRRAVLKEIADLDLPLRLSETTSAVVAELHGANDGPTLILRGDMDALPLTEDTGLPYASAVPGVMHACGHDTHTAMLASAARVLAGRREEIAGRVLFFFQPGEEGYHGAWHALEEGLLDAPDVAGAFALHISTQFPSGTVNVRRGPILASADFFEVTVHGRGGHASAPYRAQDPIPAACEMVTALQVALSRRLDTFDPSVVTVSRITAGTTNNIIPATAELEGTIRCLSQENRELVHSLIRQVVKGVADAHGLTADVTLHLGYPVTDNDADFTDRVRDVAARTVGAERVHELANPLMGAEDFSYLLHRHPGSMAFLGACPPEYGHPDEAPANHSNLVVFDESAMDTGVATYAAVALDHLRPG
- a CDS encoding ABC transporter substrate-binding protein; protein product: MASRQASAVVVAGVLLVGSGCSAGAGSGGEDTAMAVGFTAEPASLDFTSNDGAAIPEVLLGNVYEGLVELDADGEIQPALAESWDVSDDRRTYEFTLAPEVTFSNGEPFTADDVVFSVERVRQEWTISVAAAMDVVESVTAESPTEVTVELSEPSNGWLYAMTTRIGAMFSPTGMEDLDTDPVGTGPYTVADWTRGDSITLERRADYWGEEPPTETVEFRYFDDENALSNAMLTGALDVVSNIAAPESLDQFTRDDQYQVIEGTTNGEVVLALNNDREVFADERVRQAIAQAIDRDALLDIVWAGHGEPIGSMVPPTDPWYEDLTDVHPYDPERAEELLEEAGVGDLTLDFPVPNLPYAIDTAQVVKSDLAEVGITAEIEPLEFPAVWLEDVFTGHDFDLSVIAHTEGRDISTFADPEYYWGYDDDELRTLLTEADRSDPDTQADRMGEAAELLAQDVAAVFLYVQPMLIVADESVEGLPDNRVGESFDVTTLTRS